NNNNNNNNNNNNNNNNNNNNNNNNNNNNNNNNNNNNNNNNNNNNNNNNNNNNNNNNNNNNNNNNNNNNNNNNNNNNNNNNNNNNNNNNNNNNNNNNNNNNNNNNNNNNNNNNNNNNNNNNNNNNNNNNNNNNNNNNNNNNNNNNNNNNNNNNNNNNNNNNNNNNNNNNNNNNNNNNNNNNNNNNNNNNNNNNNNNNNNNNNNNNNNNNNNNNNNNNNNNNNNNNNNNNNNNNNNNNNNNNNNNNNNNNNNNNNNNNNNNNNNNNNNNNNNNNNNNNNNNNNNNNNNNNNNNNNNNNNNNNNNNNNNNNNNNNNNNNNNNNNNNNNNNNNNNNNNNNNNNNNNNNNNNNNNNNNNNNNNNNNNNNNNNNNNNNNNNNNNNNNNNNNNNNNNNNNNNNNNNNNNNNNNNNNNNNNNNNNNNNNNNNNNNNNNNNNNNNNNNNNNNNNNNNNNNNNNNNNNNNNNNNNNNNNNNNNNNNNNNNNNNNNNNNNNNNNNNNNNNNNNNNNNNNNNNNNNNNNNNNNNNNCTTAGACACTGTACGTATGCAAACATCCAAGACATAAATAATACAAActaatttgtgttttttacACTTTTAATCGTCCACACTTTTATAACATTGGTTCTAACCATATAATTTTGGAGCAAACTATttggcagaaaaaaaaaatttaataattattcGGTACAAACTCAAGCGCATTTATACAAAGTATGATTCAATGTAACTAACAAAGAGGCTCTTGTACACAATTTAGTTGCTCTACGTTCagataaagaaattgaaaattacatagaattctaaaatgacggaatttagatttccataatttaaatttctagcaattgaatattttagtgtttgaatttatatttaataatGATTGATTTAAGATAAAGTTTGGAATTAGAGTAGTAACGTTTGATTTTGGAGATTTCAATAATGACAATAATACCATGTGACGATCATCATGGAGTCAAATATCCAAAATTCTCTCATATCTACCAAGGTCAAGGTCAAATGGGCCGTTACAACAGTTAAAAACAtagacaaaacaaaattaccaCATTAGAACCCCGGAGTGAAATTACCACATTAGTTTAATTTTGTCTAATTCATGTCCACTTGGTAACGCGTTGTAACTTAAAAGCAATAAAGCATGATTGACACGTACGTCTTCAACCTCAGTCCCTAACCGatggcaaaaaagaaaaaaacactaaGCCTAAGAGCTATTCCAACGGACGGCCCGAGCCCGAGGcgaggggggaaaaaaaaaaaaccgttCCACTGCCTAGCTCAAGCCCGGAGGCTTGTGGGACCCATCAACTCGGGCCAGTCCGAAGGCGAGACGAGCCCGAGCTTCAGCCCGCGGGCGCTAACGTCAGCGAGCGcggtcaaattttttttaccgttggcgcgtgcattgcacgcgccaaaggtaaaaaaaatttgaaccagcacacgctgacgtcagctcCAACGGGAATTTGCCACGTGTCTCGCCCCCAGCTCTTCGATCAGCATATCCGAATCCAATCCTAcggctgaggcttttttgggcaaaaaaaaaaatgaaaaaaaaatggaaattttttttaaaaattctaaaaaattcagattttttttttctctataaatacctatcaatacccttcactttcaacaccaatcctcatacatttcattatacttctactattattcactctttactcaacattttcctctttttcaccttgtattttgatttcatatttttatggcttcttctatcgaaaccggaggggcttggagcatcatggaagatgtttccttgtgtgaggcttggctccaaatttgtcattgtcccgtgtccggcaatgagatgaaattttttcatatgtgaaaaaaaattcatgccgaattttgtgaaaaaattccggggtctactcgtacggagatgacattatctagtaggtggaaaattctcaataaagagttgggaaaatggagagatgccctggcaaaagcgatggacaactatagaagcggagaaaatcgtactaacgaggtaagtattttataatttttgttttattaagtttaatatcctaatatatatattttgttaatatttatttcattatcaatattttgttaatatttcttgcattttaaatattttgttaatatttcttgcattttcaatattttgttaatatttcttgcattttaaatatgttgttaatatttcttgcatttccaattgtttcttaattttcttgtacctctaatttatttgtaaggttaattgcatttccattattatttttttgttacttgcatatccaatatattttaaatatttattgcatttccatttttttgttaaatagatgattcaagcacaaatgtggttcggtgcaaccggggatggcaaaaaaagtttcaaccatcatgaatgttgggaggtggtgaaatattgcaaacgcttcataattattccgacgggtcccGCCATTATGTTAAAtgagacgccactccgtgattcaatgacattgaattcacctctcgattcccctatgagtcaagactcacccatcgaaaaggaaccgaggcccattggccgaaaggtctcgaaggcaaagaaagcgggtaattcaagcaataataattcaaagtttttagaggaaattgcaaggcaaaacggcataagaattgaaatggagcagAAACGCCAGGATAACaagttggcccttcaagccGAGTATGCacaagaaagggagtatttgcgcaaaaaagatatggacaagacggatcgggTATGacgatggatacaagtcacatatcccctgaaacaaaacaattttggaagctagaacgaagggatatTATGAGGAGAAGACTTTCCgggatcgggaaaccatggcgatggataccatcataattgcaaatatcatgcatgactttattgaacaaatggggttgcattctaaatagccttcgaaaatcaacatcagagtacaaagaagttggaataaaataatcttccaaaagattcttaccctgagaatgcctatgtctgtccacattccggcggcggccgacttgtgaaccacggcgacgaccttggttctcttcatcttgcaaagccattgctatgacaacttgttcatcgaattgtctctgcaactcattgatttcatctgctctacggtttctctcatttgtttctcgctcttgcctctccaagcatctcctaaaatcttccattgagaatgaatgaagtatgaaatctaaactctgagaaatgaaaatatagaaagatgtggtgtgagaggtatgagctgagcctctgattttatagaaaattttggtaagatagacatgccacgtggcttgatttgattggatgaaaatcttatttgaaatttgaaattcatccgaaatttgaattttgaaattcattcgaaatttgaacccaaaaatttatatgaattttgaattttgaaattcatccgaaatttgaatccaaaaatcttattcggaaattttatccgattatgaatagtcttgacacgtaggaacccgaaaatcttatctgaaaatattatccaaattaattattttcattaaaaaatttgtgaaaaaaacaaaaaaatgaatagtaattgcccttagccatggcaatgggtggaaacacaaaatactatttgtaaGGGTAACCactatttatgtgaatagtactTGCCCTAACTCCCctcttgccatggctaagggcaaatgggtggagttgctcttggGGTGACCGGGTTGGTGGGGGTATGGGAGGAGGCAGTCAAGCTAGGGTGGAGATATGAAGAAAATTAGTGAgataattttcatttgattttttatttatttattttgatgaattttccaatttgcccttaattttgacagaaaatttAACTTAGTTGACGAAAAGACCAATAATGCAACATGAGATCTAATTGAAACACCATCGTTACAATTTAGTAATGTGAGGGACGAAAAGTAAAGTTGAGTCTTATTTAAGGGACCATTGCTacaatttttcctttaaaaaaagaaaatgacttATGATGTCACTATTGCATTGTTGTGAAGGAAAATTGTTGTGTGCACTGTATAAAGAGAAGAGATTTTgggaattttattttcaatcagAAATATTAAGGATTTTTTGCACccagtttggtttggttcggtccaattcaccaaccaaaattgagaaaaaaatgaagaagagagtGCAGTTTTGCCTCAATTACTGTTAGTAACAACTAACAACTCAAAATTCAGTATGCAGTAAAATGACCATCATTCTTTTGTTACACTACAACAACAACATCTCAAATGCTAACTTATGTACATGCACTACACTACTCATTATTACTCACATTTTCGTTCTCTATAtatgtgagatcccacatcgaccaaacagagagggggtgatgtgccttatatggcacacctcgcatccatctagtaggaggcctcttgggagctcactggcttcgggttcgtaggaactccgaagttaagcgagttggaggctggagcaatcccaggatgggtgaccaccctgggaagttgcttcgtgagctcccagaaacaaaaccacaagcccaaagcggacaatatcctgctacggcggagccggtccggggtgtgacaatttggtatcagagccactctgccgtgtggtgcgagtgtgccgacgaggacgtcggatcccttaaggagggtggattgtgagatcccacatcgaccaaacggagagggggtgatgtgccttatatggcacacctcgcatcaatATAGagggaggccttttgggagctcactggcttcgggttcgtaggaactccgaagttaagcgagttggaggctggagcaatcccaggatgggtgaccaccctggaagttgcttcgtgagctcccagaaacaaaaccgtgcgggctggtgagaatgtagccaggcccaaagcggacaatatcctgctacggcggagccggtccggggtgtgacaagaTAGCCAAAAAAACAGAGACAAAACTACATTTTAGATTCGAAACTCAGCTATAAAATGTTATTTTCTGTCTGTAACCTGGAAAACGGAGAAAAGGGTTCAAAGAAACTCCGCAGATTCTCATCAAGGATAACTTCTTTTCATACGACACAAATGTATACAGCCAGGGACGTACCCACTAGCACGCTAACCTGGGCTAAAGCCCAagtaacttttaaaaaaaaaaaagagttaaaTTAATACTCTAGCCTAGGaaagaaaacacacaaataaaaaaaagaaaagaaaaatattggttCTTTGCCGTCAATCAGTGGCTTCAAATGGCAACCAATTTTATCATAATtactttcaatttcaaacaaacatTCATCCAAATAAGTATTATTAACCATTCCTATTAGGATTAGGCtatccaaataaaatattattaactaATCCCACTAGAACTAGGCTgacaacaaataaataaaaagaactaaaccccacaccccacaccccacaccccacgtgaaaaaaattagactcCCACTAGGCATAGACATTCCCTCTCTcctttaccccaaaaaaaaagagaaagaaagaaaaagaattctCTCTATTGCATCCGCTAGCGGCTAACTCCTGCTCTTCGACAAGAAGGAAAATTATGCATGTCCTCGGACTTAATTAAAGCAAACTAAGGTAATCTTccattcttcatcttcttttcttttgaaattttggggatTATTTAGGATTTATGAAGtatcaattagggatttacAATTAAGGTTTATCAATtagtttttggattttggtgtTCTTGCTTACTTGTATGAATTGtcaattagggattttaaCTAACTATTTAAGTATGTAatgtttttcttgaaatttttgttggtCTATATGTTAACATCTTCTATATATTATTCAATAGGTTATACTTTATAATGTCGGGTCAACATTGTAATGTTAAGAGATCAAGGACCattcaagatttttttaaGAGAAACAATGAGGGGTAAGGCTCATTACGTTCCcccttgtattttttttgttatcaatgaaatttACTCGTACTATTGAATTTTATATAGGTTTGTACGTAAGCTAAATTTAGCCCACGCCATTATGAAATCCTGAGTCTGTCCCTGTATACAGCGTCACGTGACTAACATGTGAGGATATTTTTCATCATCGAGGCACGATGGTTGGGACAACACCACTGGAAAGATCACTTCCTATAACACTGGAGGACACATAGGATGTGTCTCTAGTCAAGTAGGATGATGAGGTTGGTGATTGGTCACTGTATGAGGCAGCAGAGGGTGAAAATATGGTGTCAGCTGCCGGCAtgattttgattatgttttcaAGCTCCCTCACCACTTCCAGCATTGCTGGCCGCTTATCTTGCTTCTCATAACAACATCTAAGGGCCAAAGCTAGGAACCTCTCTACACATTCCGACGGATAGGATCCCATTCTGCTGTCTATAATGGAGAACATCAACCCGGCCTGATGAGCTAGATTCACCtgacaaataaatatatattttttttttcatgaattttatttttttggtatatgCAGATGGATCACAGAAAGAGCAGTGGTGTTTTAATGTGTTACCTCACGAACAATGTTTTTGCCATGTGATATTGGCAGCACACTAGTCAAGAGCTCCAGAAACACAATCCCAAGGCTATAGACATCGCTTTTGTCTGTCAACTTACTCGTCAAAAAGTACTCTGGATCCAGGTAACCCTGCACGTATGATTGgttccaaaacaaaagagtTATGGAACAAAGCATACTTCTTGGTTCTCAATTTCTCACAACGGATTTGAAAGTAGCAGATATTATATTATTCTTGATTCATTTCAAGCTTTGCAGAATCTAAACATACCGGTGTTCCTCTCACAGCTGTAGATACATATGAAGGTCCGGTCCCTTCATCATCCTGTAGAGGAGCAAGCCGTGAGAGTCCGAAATCGGCTACTTTAGCAATAAGGTTGGAGTCCAGAAGTATGTTGGTGGCTTTAATGTCTCGGTGGAATATGGGAGGATTTGCCTCATTATGGAGATAAAGAATGCCTTTAGCTGAACCCAATGCAATCTGTAACCTCATACCAAAGCTCAGGCTTCCCTTGGCCTTAACTGTCATATCACAGCAAGTACAGAATTTAAGAAGAAATTTCAATGCAGAATTAGCTAGATGAAACTCAAGCTGCAGAAAGAAATCTTATCCCAAAATGGGGAATGATGAGAAGAACAATGGAAATAACCAAAGAGGCATGAATGAATAGAAGGAGCCATTTAAGAAACTGGGAATGTTGGAAATTTCATACCACAAAGCCAGTCCCTTAAGGTACCATTGGGCATGAACTCATAAACCAGCATCTGCACAAGCACCAAGAACATAATTTGATTAATGATATTTACATTCATTTGATTCTAATACATTGAAGCACTCAACCAGCATCTGCACAAAAAAACCAGTTGCAACTTGGAAGCAATGACTAATTTCCCAAGACTGCAAACCTCATACCTGCTCCCCTTCTTCATCACAATATCCCACCAAAGAGACCAAGTTTCGGTGATATAATCTCGATAACAGTTCTATCTCAGTCAAGAATTCTTTTTTACCCTGCAAGGATCCTTCTTCCGCACGCTTTATGGCTACAATTGTGTCATCAGATAAAATACCTCTGTAAACTTTCCCATAACCTCCTCGTccaagttgagttgaactatCAAAATTCCTGGTAGCTAGTGTCATTTCTTTGAAAGTGAACACCTTTACGCCATCAATTTTCATTGTAATCTTCGAGGCTGCAAAGAGTGATAAGAACTTATACCACTTTCTAGGATGATAAATTGATAATCAACCTGATGGTATCTCCAAGTATTCAGGACTTACATGAATGTCTCCTAGAAGGTGGTCTGTCCCGGTGTCTCGAGCATCTTGTGATCAGAAGCACGACAGTTGCAGAAAGAATGACAAACGATGCAACTGCCCCTGTTATAATAGCTGCCAAAATTCCCTTCCTGATGCCCATCCTTCGTGGCCCAACGATCACTATAACAACAATATCAGTGAAGTTACCATGATGCAGAATGAAATTAAGAACAAGAAACCTGCACTAAACCTGATTCCAAagtaaaattaagaaacagaAGAGTTATGACATGCAGGAGGAACATTGACCAATATACTCATAGGCTGGTGCTGGTAGATGAGCAAATAGAAAAATGCAgcataatttcataaattagaCCAAAATGACTTGAAACATAGATGTCCAGGCTAAAGTACATACTATTTGAATAAGGTCCCAGCAGAGTGAAATTGAGAAGCTCATAAGGTCCAAAGAAATCAGTTCGAGGAAATTCCCACGATGTTAAAACTCCTCTAATTCGATGAACCTCACTAAAGTTGAATGTATTTGAGTGGGGATTAATGAACATAGGGAAAAGCTTCAAATGCATCTGTAGACGAGGTCCTTCTTGCCAGAAAATTGAATCAATTGATAATTGATAAAGGCTCAAGTCGAGAGATCTAGTTAAGTACATTTCAAACTTCTGAATATATGgaggaaaataagaaaaactaGGGCTTTTCAGACGATATTCAACTATTATAGGTGATGCACAAAAGCACGGCACTGGGGAAGATGGGACATATTCGTAGAAATTATCTGTTGGGCATGCTTGACTAGGGCAGGTCATTGTTTGagttgaatttgttgaacTATCAGGGATTCCATCTCCTCCAGCTTCGGATCGACAGAACTGGCCTACATTTTGTATGCTTGCATTCTTGCAAATAGGATTTCCTTCAAGCCTGAGAAAAGCTGCTAAAGTGAGAATTTGAAGTTCTAGAAGTAAAACAAGGTATACTTTTgctaataattttaaatacaagACATAATTTATGGGCAAGGGAACCACTCCATAACATGAAAGGAAGCATAAAATTCCCAACATATGCCATTGGATATGGGAAATGAAAGacgagaaaagaaaaaagctccAAGGAATCCTAGCTATATCCAC
This genomic stretch from Prunus dulcis unplaced genomic scaffold, ALMONDv2, whole genome shotgun sequence harbors:
- the LOC117613510 gene encoding probable LRR receptor-like serine/threonine-protein kinase At1g06840 yields the protein DLSDNQLNGSIPESFSDLPSLQKLSLENNLLTGSVPAIWWNVSFSTKARLKLDLRNNSLSNISGELNPPANVTLRLEGNPICKNASIQNVGQFCRSEAGGDGIPDSSTNSTQTMTCPSQACPTDNFYEYVPSSPVPCFCASPIIVEYRLKSPSFSYFPPYIQKFEMYLTRSLDLSLYQLSIDSIFWQEGPRLQMHLKLFPMFINPHSNTFNFSEVHRIRGVLTSWEFPRTDFFGPYELLNFTLLGPYSNMIVGPRRMGIRKGILAAIITGAVASFVILSATVVLLITRCSRHRDRPPSRRHSSSKITMKIDGVKVFTFKEMTLATRNFDSSTQLGRGGYGKVYRGILSDDTIVAIKRAEEGSLQGKKEFLTEIELLSRLYHRNLVSLVGYCDEEGEQMLVYEFMPNGTLRDWLCVKAKGSLSFGMRLQIALGSAKGILYLHNEANPPIFHRDIKATNILLDSNLIAKVADFGLSRLAPLQDDEGTGPSYVSTAVRGTPGYLDPEYFLTSKLTDKSDVYSLGIVFLELLTSVLPISHGKNIVREVNLAHQAGLMFSIIDSRMGSYPSECVERFLALALRCCYEKQDKRPAMLEVVRELENIIKIMPAADTIFSPSAASYSDQSPTSSSYLTRDTSYVSSSVIGSDLSSGVVPTIVPR